Within the Mumia flava genome, the region GAGAGCGCGGTGGCGCAGGTGGTCCCCGGGCACGGTGCGGTGGTCGACGCGGCCTTCGTCCGGGCCGAGCGCGACCGGCTCGCGGAAGCGATCGCGATCCTCGACGCGGGTGCGGCCGACGTCCTCCCCCACGGCACCCTCCCGTACGGCCCGGAGCCGGCAGCCCACCTGCGCCGACGGGTGCGCTGACCAGGCGCGACGTCCGGCGGGGCGGGACCCGCGCGATACCGTACGGAGGTGGACGACGACCTGACCTGGGTGCCGTGGGCGACCCCGATGCGCACGAGGTTCCGCGGGATCACCGTCCGCGAGGGGATGCTCGTGCACGGGCCCGCCGGGTGGGCGGAGTTCAGCCCGTTCTGGGACTACGGCGCGGCGGAGTCACGCACCTGGTACGAGGCTGCGGTCGCGAGCGCGACGCGCGACTGGCCGTCTCCCGTCCGCGAGGTCGTCGCGGTGAACTGCACCGTCCCGGCCGTGGACGCCGAGCGCGCCGCGGCGATCGTGCTCGCCGGCCACGGCTGCCGGACGGCGAAGGTCAAGGTCGCCGAGCCCGGACAGTCGCTCGCCGAGGACGTGAGCCGGGTCGCGGCGGTCCGCGACGCGCTCGGGGACGGGGGCCGGATCCGCGTCGACGCCAACGGCGCCTGGACCGTCGACGAGGCGGTCGCCGCCCTCGCCGCGCTCGACCGCGCCGCCGGCGGGCTGGAGTACGTCGAGCAGCCCTGCGCGAGCGTCGACGAGCTCGCCCGCGTCCGGCGGCGCTGCGACGTGCCGGTCGCGGCCGACGAGTCGATCCGCCGCGCCGACGACCCCTACCTCGTCACCGCGCACGAGGCGGCCGACGTCGCCGTGCTCAAGGTGCAACCGCTCGGCGGGGTCGAGGCGTGCCTGCGGATCGCCGAGCGGATCGGGATCCCGGTGGTGGTCTCCAGCGCGCTCGAGAGCTCGGTCGGGATCACGGCCGGCCTGGCCCTCGCGGCCGCGCTGCCGGACCTGCCGTACGCGTGCGGTCTCGGCACCGTCAGCCTGCTCGAGCACGACACGGTCGCGAAGCCGCTGGTGCCCGTCGACGGCGTGCTGCCGGTCGGACGCGTCGAGCCGGTCACGCAGTCCACCGCCACGACGGTCGACGAGGACACCGCGCGCCGCTGGGTCGAGCGCCTCGCCGCCGTGGAGGCGATCGGATGACGCCGGCGGGCACGCTGGGCCGTGTCCTGGTCGACGAGCTGGTCCGCAGCGGCGTCCGGGACGTCGTGCTCGCGCCGGGGTCGCGCTCGGCTCCGCTCGCCCTGGCACTGGCGGCGGCGCAGGCGCGGGGAGACCTGCGGCTGCACGTGCGGATCGACGAGCGCAGCGCGGCGTTCCTGGCGCTCGGTCTGGCGCTCGGCTCGCACCGGGTCGTGCCGGTGGTGACGACGTCGGGGACCGCCGCCGCGAACCTGCACCCCGCGGTGCTGGAGGCGTCGCACGCCGGGGCGCCGCTGCTCGCGATCACCGCCGACCGGCCCGCCGAGCTGCGGGGCACGGGCGCGAACCAGACCGGCGACCAGGTGAAGCTGTTCGGGTCGGCGGTGCGCGCCTACGTGGAGATCCCGGCGCCGGCCGTCGTGCCGCCGAACACGTCGGCGTGGCGCGGTGCGCTGTCGCGGGCGCTGGCCGCAGCGGCGGACGGGCCGGTCCACCTGAACGTCGGCTTCTCCGATCCGCTCGTCGACGCAGCCTGGGCGGAGCCGCTCGACGCCGAGGGCGCGATGGCGGGACGGGCCGACGGAGCACCCTGGCAGGCGGCGGTCGTCGAGCAGCCGGTGCTGCCCGCGTCGCTCCCGCTCGGCCCGCGGACGGTCGTCGTCGCCGGTGACTCCGCCGGCCCTCCGGCGCGGATCCTCGCCGAGGAGGCGGACTGGCCGCTGTTCGCGGAGCCGTCGTCGGGATCGCGCACCGGGACGCACCCGATCGCCACCTACCGCCTGCTGCTCGGCCTCCCCGAGCTCGCCGACGCGATCGAGCGGGTCGTGGTGTTCGGCCATCCGACGCTGTCGCGCCCGATCACGCGGCTCCTGTCGCGGGGCGACGTCGAGGTGGTCGCCGTCGGCGCCCCGCCGTACCCGGACCCGGGCAACCGTCTCGCCGCGACGCACCGCTCGGTGCGGGTCGAGGGCCCCGACGACGACGTCTGGCGCGACCGGTGGGTGCGGGCGGACGCCGTGACGTCGGCGGCGGTCGCGGAGATCGTGGGGGACGGTGCGGCGGGTCCCGACGGTACGGCGGGGGCCGGCGGGGGACTCGACCCGTGGTTCGTGGCGCGCACGGTCTCCGCGGCCGTACGGCCCGGGGGGCTGCTCGTGGTCGGGTCGTCGAGCCCGATCCGGGACCTGGACCTGATGGCTGTCGCGCACCCGGTCGGCGAGCGCCGGATGGTCCTCGCGAACCGCGGCCTGGCCGGGATCGACGGGACGGTCTCCACCGCGGTCGGCGCTGCCCTCGGTCGCCGGTCCTCGCACGCCCTGGCGTACCTGGGCGACCT harbors:
- a CDS encoding o-succinylbenzoate synthase — protein: MRTRFRGITVREGMLVHGPAGWAEFSPFWDYGAAESRTWYEAAVASATRDWPSPVREVVAVNCTVPAVDAERAAAIVLAGHGCRTAKVKVAEPGQSLAEDVSRVAAVRDALGDGGRIRVDANGAWTVDEAVAALAALDRAAGGLEYVEQPCASVDELARVRRRCDVPVAADESIRRADDPYLVTAHEAADVAVLKVQPLGGVEACLRIAERIGIPVVVSSALESSVGITAGLALAAALPDLPYACGLGTVSLLEHDTVAKPLVPVDGVLPVGRVEPVTQSTATTVDEDTARRWVERLAAVEAIG
- the menD gene encoding 2-succinyl-5-enolpyruvyl-6-hydroxy-3-cyclohexene-1-carboxylic-acid synthase translates to MTPAGTLGRVLVDELVRSGVRDVVLAPGSRSAPLALALAAAQARGDLRLHVRIDERSAAFLALGLALGSHRVVPVVTTSGTAAANLHPAVLEASHAGAPLLAITADRPAELRGTGANQTGDQVKLFGSAVRAYVEIPAPAVVPPNTSAWRGALSRALAAAADGPVHLNVGFSDPLVDAAWAEPLDAEGAMAGRADGAPWQAAVVEQPVLPASLPLGPRTVVVAGDSAGPPARILAEEADWPLFAEPSSGSRTGTHPIATYRLLLGLPELADAIERVVVFGHPTLSRPITRLLSRGDVEVVAVGAPPYPDPGNRLAATHRSVRVEGPDDDVWRDRWVRADAVTSAAVAEIVGDGAAGPDGTAGAGGGLDPWFVARTVSAAVRPGGLLVVGSSSPIRDLDLMAVAHPVGERRMVLANRGLAGIDGTVSTAVGAALGRRSSHALAYLGDLTFLHDSNGLVLGPDEPRPDLTIVVASDDGGSIFSTLEQGEVRYAAAFERVFGTPTGVDLGTLCTAMGVAHERVDEPGALESALARETSGVRVVEARISRSGRREADARLRAAARLG